GGACACCAACATTAAGGGGCTGCTGTACATCACCCGTAGGGTTGCCCCCATCATGGTCGAGCATAAGTCGGGCCACATCGTTAACATTGGCTCGATTGCCGGCACCGAGGTTTACGAGAATGGAAACGTGTACTGCGCCACCAAGCATGCCGTAAACGCGCTCACCAAGGCCATGCGCATCGACCTCCTGAAATCGAACGTTAAGGTAACGCAGATACGCCCTGGGATGGTGGAGACGGAGTTTTCCATCGTACGGTTCCATGGCGACGAGGAGATGGCCAAGGGCGTTTACGCGGGCATCACGCCGCTATTTGCCGAGGATATCGCGCAAACCATCATGTTTGTGCTAACTAGGCCTGCCCACGTTAGCATCAACGACATCGAGGTTACCCCTACGCAGCAAGCTAGCGCCATGTATGTAACCCGAAACCTATAGCAAAGCATACCACCAAACAGGAAGAGGCCGCCACGTGCGGCCTCTTCCTGTTTGGGCACCATCTGCATATTATTCGCTATATTGCCGCTCTACAATAACTATTGTTTCACTACACATCAGCTACCATGCTTACAAAAGTTCAATTGGCCATCGCAATGGCCGTTGTTTTGCTAGGAGCCTCGTCGTTTAAGCCCGAGGGTGCCGACACCTTTCCAACAAGCGCAGGCAAGCTCACCGTAACCCTACTGGGGCATGCCAGCCTGCTGTTTCAGGTTGATGGCAAGAACATCTACGTAGATCCCTGCAAGGCATTTATGAAGCAGGAGAACCTTCCGAAGGCCGACATCGTCATCGTAACCCACAACCACTTCGACCATCTCGATGCAAAGGAGATTGAGCAGCTTTCCTCCAGCACCACAGTCGTAGTGGCACCAGAGCAGTGCAGCGCCATAAAGCCGACGGTTATCCTAAAGAATGGGCAGAAAAAAACGATTAGCGGCATAGTTGTAGAGGCAGTGCCCGCCTACAACATACAGCACAAGAACGAAAAGGGAGAGCTCTTTCACCCAAGGGCGACGGAAATGGCTACGTGATAACCATAGGTGGTAAACGGTTCTACGTTGCCGGAGATACCGAGGATATCCCCGAAATGGCGAGCTTAAAGAAGATTGATGTCGCCTTTCTCCCCGTTAACCTCCCCTACACCATGGATGCTACCATGTTCGAGCATGCCGTAAAGATGGTAAAGCCCACAATCGTATATCCCTACCACTATAAGGGGACGGATCTTACCGAGGTTAAAAAGAGGCTGAAAGGCATAAAAGGCGTAGAGGTCAGAATTAGGAATATCTACTAACCTTCTCGACCCTACTTCTTGGCAAATACCTTATAGAACGCTTCTAATTGCTCCTTCGTTCCAAGCACGAAAAGCTTTCCGTGGGGTTCGAGAGGGATGTCGAGCGTAGGGTTGATTAGAATTTCGCCGGCTGCAGTCTTGTAGCCAATAATGCTCACCCCAGTAGCCCTTCGGATATGCAAATCGTGGATAGGCTTACCCCAGGTCTCCTTCGAGAATATAGAGCCAAGTATCTCCCTGTAGTTGCCCGAGGCGCTATCGTTAAAGGAAAGCAGCCTCCAGAATGCCGAGATGTCGGGTTTTACAACCAGGTTTGCCATAAGGTTGCCCCCAATCTCCTCGGGTCGAATAACCGCATCGGCTCCAGCTTTTAGCATTTTATCGTACGCACTTTCCTGAGAAGCTCTACTAATTACTCGAATAGCAGGGTTAAGCCCCTTGGCGGTAAGAATAACAAAGACATTATCGGCGTCGGAAGGGAGGGTGCATATAATTGCCTTGGCATTCATAATACCAGCCTCGATAAGGCTCTTTTCGTCGGTTGCATCGCCAGCTACCATAACTAGGTCGTCCAGTTTAGGAGATTTCCGCTCACCCTTCCTGTCAACCACCACAATGTCCGAATCGGTAGACATTAACTGATAGCAGGCCGAACGTCCTGTTCGCCCTAATCCACAAATAATAACATGATTTTTCATTTTCTTGATTTTTCTCCGTAGATACTTGTGCAAAAAATACCGCCGAGCATCACCCTCTACAAAAGAATGGCTAATGAGGGTAACAGAATAAGCAAAAACACCAAGTGTTGTAAGAATTAGGAGAGAAGTGAAGATTCGCCCCATGTCGGATAACGGATGGACCTCCGAAAAGCCAACGGTTCCTATTGTAATTATGGTCATGTAGATTGCGTCGAGCAGCCTGTAATTTTCGATGTAAACAAAACCAACGGTGCCGACTGAGATTATCCCTACAATAAGAAATATTGGACGATAAATCTTGGTAACCCTAAAGAAGTTAAACATTGTATGCCAATTTTGCCCCGTAAAGGTAATTAAATTAGCATATAGGCGATATACAAAAGAGAAGCAGCCCAACGTATTGGGCTGCTTCTCTTTTTTTAAGCGATCAATTTCCAACTAACATCTAAGCGATTTATGAACAAACTTTCAATACTCGCTTTTCGTAAACTTCATGGTGTTTTAACAAGTTGAAAGTCTCAAAATAAGCATCCGGTATCACAACGAAACCCTTTTTTGAGAAATTCTCATTCTCTCAGTCACAAATGTATGCTCTTTTTTAGCCTCCCAGCATGGCAAGTTCACCAATTACGACATGCACTAGTAAAAACAAAACAGCCTAAAACATCAAAACACTAAATTTAAACACTATACAAAGCGCAAGCGTTTGCATGTCGCTGTATTTTATGCATTTTAGCATTGCTTTTTTCACGTAACCTTCCATTCGCAATAACCATCCCTACTCTTTTTGAGGTTTACATGACGTTTTAGTACCTTTGAATGACGTCCTAAAAAGCATGAAACATGAACGAAACTATTAAATGCATCTTCGAAAGAAAGAGTGTGCGCCAGTACACTAAGCAACCTGTAGATCGCCAAACGATAGAATTACTCGTAAGGGCAGCAATGGCAGCACCATCGGCAAAGAATAGGCAGCCTTGGTCTTTTATTGCAATTACAGAGAAGGAAATGCTCAACCAACTTTCGGCAAGCCTTCCCTACGCAAAAATGGTAAAAGATGCTTCTTGCGCTATTGTGGTATGCGGAGATCTTTCCAAAGCCAAAGAGGAAGATAAAGACAAGTGGGTGGTAGATTGCTCAGCAGCAACCGAGAACCTACTTCTTGCGGCAGAGTCGCTTGGGTTAGGAGCCGTTTGGACGGGCGTTTACCCTGATATGGATAGGGTTGAACTTGTAAGCAAATGCTTGAATCTCCCAAAATATGTTATCCCCCTAAATGTAGTTCCTGTTGGGCATCCTGAAGGCGAAAACAAGCCGAAGGATAAGTATAAACCAGAGCGACTAAAGTGGGAACGATGGGAATAAAAGCGTCAAGACGAGAATCAGAGAATAATAAAAGACTCGTTTACTTTCTAGCTTATAAGCCATACGGTATGCTATCTCAGTTCAGCAGGGAGGGTGATAAGCACACCCTTGCTGATCTTGGCTTCAACTTTCCCAAAGACGCCTACCCTGTTGGAAGGCTAGATCACGATAGCGAGGGCTTGCTTCTTATCACCAACGACAAGAGCCTAAACAGTCGGCTTCTGAATCCAAAACATCACTACAAAAAAACGTACTTGGTGCAGGTAGATAGGGAGATTACAGATGATGCCATAGAGCAGCTACGCAAAGGAGTTACCATAAACGTTAATGGAGAATACAGAACTCGTCCTGCTATAGTTAATCGAGTTGCAGAGCCAGATCTTCCAGAAAGAGTTCCTCCAATCCGATTTAGGATAAACGTACCTACAAGTTGGATAGAGATAACCATTACAGAAGGGAAGAATAGGCAAATAAGAAAGATGACAGCGGCTGTTGAATTCCCTACTTTACGGCTAGTAAGAAGCGCTATTGGACCATTAGTCATTGACGGCATGAATCCGGGAAATATAAAAGTGCTTACCGAAAAGGAGGTATCAACTCTGATTGATATACAATAACAGGATTAATAATTTCAGCCTTTAAAGCATCTGTAATTTGCCATACAACCAACAATCGGTCAAGAAAACTGCGAAAAAGTAAAAGTTTTCAGGAAGTATCGTGTCTAAAGACCATTAAATAGTGTATAAATCAACAGTCCATGCAATCTACTAAGTTAGTCTACAAAACAACAATGCTAATTCTAGCATGTTCCATTCTACTTGCATCCTGCTCCGATAAAAAGGGAGGAAAAAAGGATAAAGACAAAGACAAGAAACCATTGGCAGTTAATGCGCTTGTTGTCAAACCATCGAAATTAGAGGATGAGGTATCGCTTAATGGTACTCTTTTGGCAAATGAGCAGGTAGAGCTAAAGGCAGAAGCACAAGGGAAAATTATCGTCCTTAATCTTGTAGAAGGATCCTCCGTTCGAAAAGGAGCCCTCCTCGCAAAGCTCAACGATGCAGATCTGCTAGCCACATTGAAACGCCAAAAAGCACAAGAGGCTCAGCAAAGCAACGATGAGAGAAGAAAAAAAGCCCTCCTAGCCGTAAACGGAATAAGCCAGCAAGATTACGAGCAGGCAAAAACTTCGCTCGATGCCATCCGTGCCGATATCCAGATGACCCAAGCCCAAATTGCAAAAACAGAAATACGAGCCCCATTCGATGGAACCGTAGGTCTGCGCGCAGTTAGCTTAGGTGCCTTCGTCAGCCAAAGTAATACAATAGCAAAGCTGATACAAACTCACCCCCTAAAAGTCGAGTTTAATCTACCAGAGCGTTATTCCATGGTAGTAAAGAAAGGTCAGACAATCGGCTTTACCGTGGAAGGGGACAACTCTGAATACAAGGCAAAGATCTACGCAATAGAACCCGAAATAGATCCCATGACTAGAGCCGTAAAGGTTAGAGGACTTGCATC
This window of the uncultured Acetobacteroides sp. genome carries:
- a CDS encoding SDR family NAD(P)-dependent oxidoreductase, whose amino-acid sequence is MKKIALVTGATSGIGRATALLLAENGYNLIITGRRTELLDNLKKEIEVKFKADVLPLCFDIRDKEQVDNAISTLHERWKKIDVLINNAGLAAGLSHLQDGLEDDWERMVDTNIKGLLYITRRVAPIMVEHKSGHIVNIGSIAGTEVYENGNVYCATKHAVNALTKAMRIDLLKSNVKVTQIRPGMVETEFSIVRFHGDEEMAKGVYAGITPLFAEDIAQTIMFVLTRPAHVSINDIEVTPTQQASAMYVTRNL
- a CDS encoding MBL fold metallo-hydrolase; translation: MLTKVQLAIAMAVVLLGASSFKPEGADTFPTSAGKLTVTLLGHASLLFQVDGKNIYVDPCKAFMKQENLPKADIVIVTHNHFDHLDAKEIEQLSSSTTVVVAPEQCSAIKPTVILKNGQKKTISGIVVEAVPAYNIQHKNEKGELFHPRATEMAT
- a CDS encoding MBL fold metallo-hydrolase; its protein translation is MITIGGKRFYVAGDTEDIPEMASLKKIDVAFLPVNLPYTMDATMFEHAVKMVKPTIVYPYHYKGTDLTEVKKRLKGIKGVEVRIRNIY
- a CDS encoding potassium channel protein codes for the protein MFNFFRVTKIYRPIFLIVGIISVGTVGFVYIENYRLLDAIYMTIITIGTVGFSEVHPLSDMGRIFTSLLILTTLGVFAYSVTLISHSFVEGDARRYFLHKYLRRKIKKMKNHVIICGLGRTGRSACYQLMSTDSDIVVVDRKGERKSPKLDDLVMVAGDATDEKSLIEAGIMNAKAIICTLPSDADNVFVILTAKGLNPAIRVISRASQESAYDKMLKAGADAVIRPEEIGGNLMANLVVKPDISAFWRLLSFNDSASGNYREILGSIFSKETWGKPIHDLHIRRATGVSIIGYKTAAGEILINPTLDIPLEPHGKLFVLGTKEQLEAFYKVFAKK
- a CDS encoding nitroreductase family protein, which gives rise to MNETIKCIFERKSVRQYTKQPVDRQTIELLVRAAMAAPSAKNRQPWSFIAITEKEMLNQLSASLPYAKMVKDASCAIVVCGDLSKAKEEDKDKWVVDCSAATENLLLAAESLGLGAVWTGVYPDMDRVELVSKCLNLPKYVIPLNVVPVGHPEGENKPKDKYKPERLKWERWE
- a CDS encoding pseudouridine synthase is translated as MGIKASRRESENNKRLVYFLAYKPYGMLSQFSREGDKHTLADLGFNFPKDAYPVGRLDHDSEGLLLITNDKSLNSRLLNPKHHYKKTYLVQVDREITDDAIEQLRKGVTINVNGEYRTRPAIVNRVAEPDLPERVPPIRFRINVPTSWIEITITEGKNRQIRKMTAAVEFPTLRLVRSAIGPLVIDGMNPGNIKVLTEKEVSTLIDIQ
- a CDS encoding efflux RND transporter periplasmic adaptor subunit — translated: MQSTKLVYKTTMLILACSILLASCSDKKGGKKDKDKDKKPLAVNALVVKPSKLEDEVSLNGTLLANEQVELKAEAQGKIIVLNLVEGSSVRKGALLAKLNDADLLATLKRQKAQEAQQSNDERRKKALLAVNGISQQDYEQAKTSLDAIRADIQMTQAQIAKTEIRAPFDGTVGLRAVSLGAFVSQSNTIAKLIQTHPLKVEFNLPERYSMVVKKGQTIGFTVEGDNSEYKAKIYAIEPEIDPMTRAVKVRGLASNAKNILLPGSYIKVNIQLEGGNALLVPAEAIVPQLGSQNLYVAKGGKAMLTKVKTGYRTGTQVEIIEGIAQGDTVITTGLMMLKDEKPVNVTVK